AATTTGATATTACGGAGGGTCTCTAGAGTGAACGAAAAGGTCATACCACTATCAGAGCACTTAACGGAAGCGGAAGAAACCGGTCAAGGGGTCGAGCCGTTAACTTCATTAAATCCTGAACTGGGTATCAAACAAGCATATCAAATTCAATTAACTAACATTCAAAACAAAGTAACAGCCGGGGACAAAATAGTAGGTAAAAAAATCGGCTTGACGTCAAAAGCAATGCAAGATCTTCTAGGAGTAGGCGAACCGGATTACGGTCATTTGCTAAACAGCATGCAAGTAGAAAATAAAGGATCAGTAACAAAAGAAAAGGTTCTTCAGCCAAAGGTAGAAGGAGAGATTGCGTTTGTTTTAAAAGAAGAGTTGAGAGGACCTGATGTTACAACAGAAGATGTACTCAAAGCAACAGACTATATTGTTCCAGCGTTAGAAATAGTAGACAGCCGGATCAGTGATTGGAAAATTACACTAGCAGATACGATTGCTGATAACGCCTCATCCGGTTTATTTGTTTTAGGTGACAAGAAAGTGAATATAAAAGATATAGACTTAAAAAATGAAGAAATGATCTTGTACAAAAATAGTGTAGAAGTTAATAAAGGCAAAGGATCAGCAGCTCTTGAAGATCCCGCGTATTGTGTAGCTTGGCTTGCAAATAAACTTTTCGAGTATGATATTACTTTAAAAGCAGGAGAAGTAATTCTTTCTGGAGCATTATCAGCGGCGGTCGATGCTTCATCAAGAGATACATTTAAGGCATCTTTTCCTGTATTGGGAGAAGTGGAAGTGAGTTTTAAATAAAGGAGTCGTTTTACACTATGAAAAAATTAAAAGCAGGGATTATAGGTTCCGGGAATATCGGGACAGACCTTATGATGAAAGTGGAAAGCTCTCAGTTTTTAGAAATGTCAGCTATGATAGGGATAGATCCAAATTCAGACGGCCTGCGTCATGCTAAGAAACGCGGTCACTCTATTTTTGATAATGGGATTGATGGATTTTTAGAAGAGTCGAATTTGGCAGACATTCTTTTTGATGCTACATCTGCCAAAGCTCATTATTATCATGCACAATCTTTAGAAAAAATACAAAAACAAGTAATCGATTTAACTCCTGCTGCTATTGGTCCATTCGTTGTGCCTACCGTTAATCTTGAAGAGCACGTAACTAAATCGAATATTAACATGATTACGTGTGGAGGCCAAGCTACAATTCCTATCGTTCATGCTATTAATTCTGTTTGCCAAGTAGACTATGCAGAAATTGTTGCTACTATTGCAAGTGAAAGTGCGGGGCCGGGTACAAGAGCAAATATTGATGAGTTTACCTATACTACTGCCCAAGGGATCGAAAAAGTTGGCGGCGCGAAAAAAGGAAAAGCAATTATTATCCTTAATCCGGCAGATCCTCCCATTATTATGAGAGATACCGTCCAATGCATTGCTCCAGGGGCAAATGAACGTCAAGATGAATTAATTGAAGCTATTCAAAAGAGAGTACGACAAGTTCAAAATTATGTCCCTGGCTATACCTTGAGAACAAACCCAATATTTGATGGCGATCAAATCACCGTGTTTATTGAGGTAAAAGGTGCTGCAGACTATCTCCCTTCTTATGCTGGTAATTTGGATATTATGACGGCCTCTGCAGTAAAAGTAGGAGAAGAATTAGCAAAGCATCAATTAAGTTTTTCAGAAAATTTATAATAATATAAATTGTTGAGAAAGAGGAAGGAGTATTTCATTGATAAATAAAGAAACAGTAGTAACTGAAGTTGCTCTGCGCGATGGGAGTCATGCAATCAGCCACAGCTTTACTGTTGATCAAGTAACCCAGGTGGTTAAAGCTTTAGATGATGCTAATGTCCCTTTTATTGAAGTTTCTCATGGAGATGGATTAGGGGGCTCATCCATTCAATATGGGTTTTCTAAAACGGATGAGATGAAACTGATTGAAGCCTCAGTTGGTTCGACAAAAAATTCAGCTATATCTGTCCTGCTATTACCGGGTATCGGAACGGTGAAAGAATTAAAAGAAGCACATCAACTGGGAGCTAAAATGGTCCGTGTAGCAACTCATGTAACAGAAGCAGATGTTAGTAAACAACACATTTCTTTAGGTAAAGAATTAGGCATGGAAACAGTTGGCTTTCTCATGATGTCTCATATGGTTCCGGCAGAAAAGCTCTTAGAACAGGCTCAGCTTATGGAAAGCTATGGAGCCGACACTGTTTATGTTGTAGACTCTGCAGGAGCGTTATTACCTCATGAAGTAAGAACAAGAATTAAACTTCTAAAGGAAAATCTAACAGTAAATGTAGGATTTCATGCTCACAACAACTTATCTTTAGCAATGGCAAATACTTTAGCAGCAATAGAAGAAGGAGCAACGAGAATTGATGGCAGTGTCCGGTGTCTAGGAGCCGGTGCTGGAAATACACAAACAGAAGTACTAGTGTCCGTGCTAGAACGGATGAACATACAAACCGGGATTGATGTTTACAAAATGATGGACTTAGCTGAGGAGTTAGTAGCTCCAATTTTACCAGAGCCTCAAGAAATTACAAAAGGGAGTTTAGTTTTAGGGTACGCAGGCGTTTATTCTAGTTTTCTGCTTCATGCTTATCGTGCTGCAGAAAAATATCATTTGGATCCAAGAGATATATTAATAGAATTAGGAAATAGAAAAGTAGTGGGCGGTCAAGAAGACATGATCATCGACGTTGCGAGTGAACTTGCAGGGTATAAAATTTCATAATAAAACAGAGGTGAAGGGGTTGGATTTAAAAGAAATTGCAGAAAAAATAGATCTTCATCAGCAGAATGGTATGAAAATGGGCAAAATTACCAATGACTATCCCGAATTAACAGTAGAAGAAGCTTATGAAATCCAAAGACTAACTATT
This DNA window, taken from Alteribacillus bidgolensis, encodes the following:
- a CDS encoding 2-keto-4-pentenoate hydratase translates to MNEKVIPLSEHLTEAEETGQGVEPLTSLNPELGIKQAYQIQLTNIQNKVTAGDKIVGKKIGLTSKAMQDLLGVGEPDYGHLLNSMQVENKGSVTKEKVLQPKVEGEIAFVLKEELRGPDVTTEDVLKATDYIVPALEIVDSRISDWKITLADTIADNASSGLFVLGDKKVNIKDIDLKNEEMILYKNSVEVNKGKGSAALEDPAYCVAWLANKLFEYDITLKAGEVILSGALSAAVDASSRDTFKASFPVLGEVEVSFK
- a CDS encoding acetaldehyde dehydrogenase (acetylating), yielding MKKLKAGIIGSGNIGTDLMMKVESSQFLEMSAMIGIDPNSDGLRHAKKRGHSIFDNGIDGFLEESNLADILFDATSAKAHYYHAQSLEKIQKQVIDLTPAAIGPFVVPTVNLEEHVTKSNINMITCGGQATIPIVHAINSVCQVDYAEIVATIASESAGPGTRANIDEFTYTTAQGIEKVGGAKKGKAIIILNPADPPIIMRDTVQCIAPGANERQDELIEAIQKRVRQVQNYVPGYTLRTNPIFDGDQITVFIEVKGAADYLPSYAGNLDIMTASAVKVGEELAKHQLSFSENL
- the dmpG gene encoding 4-hydroxy-2-oxovalerate aldolase is translated as MNKETVVTEVALRDGSHAISHSFTVDQVTQVVKALDDANVPFIEVSHGDGLGGSSIQYGFSKTDEMKLIEASVGSTKNSAISVLLLPGIGTVKELKEAHQLGAKMVRVATHVTEADVSKQHISLGKELGMETVGFLMMSHMVPAEKLLEQAQLMESYGADTVYVVDSAGALLPHEVRTRIKLLKENLTVNVGFHAHNNLSLAMANTLAAIEEGATRIDGSVRCLGAGAGNTQTEVLVSVLERMNIQTGIDVYKMMDLAEELVAPILPEPQEITKGSLVLGYAGVYSSFLLHAYRAAEKYHLDPRDILIELGNRKVVGGQEDMIIDVASELAGYKIS